Proteins co-encoded in one Klebsiella michiganensis genomic window:
- a CDS encoding cytochrome o ubiquinol oxidase subunit II, with amino-acid sequence MRLRKYNKSLGWLSLIAGAFLLSGCDSALLDPKGQIGLEQRSLILTAIGLMLIVVIPAIAMAIGFAWKYRASNKDAKYSPNWSHSNKVEAVVWTIPILIVIFLAVLTWKTTHSLEPSRPLEHEAKPVTIEVIAMDWKWFFIYPEQGIATVNEIAFPANTPVEFKITSNSVMNSFFIPRLGSQIYAMAGMQTKLHLIADEAGTYDGISSNYSGKGFSGMKFKAIATPDMDTFNQWVAKAKQSPEAMNDMATYEKLAAPSEYNKVEYFSSVKPDLFKDVINKFMGHGSMHMAKPEGEQASHDDMKGMEGMEGMDMSHAETSH; translated from the coding sequence ATGAGACTCAGGAAATACAATAAAAGTTTGGGATGGTTGTCATTAATCGCAGGCGCATTTTTACTCAGTGGCTGTGATTCTGCACTCCTGGATCCCAAAGGACAGATCGGACTGGAACAACGTTCACTGATACTGACGGCCATCGGCCTGATGTTGATTGTCGTTATCCCTGCAATTGCAATGGCTATCGGTTTTGCCTGGAAGTATCGGGCATCCAACAAGGACGCCAAATACAGCCCTAACTGGTCGCACTCGAACAAAGTGGAAGCTGTAGTCTGGACGATTCCTATCCTTATCGTTATCTTCCTCGCGGTACTGACCTGGAAAACCACTCACTCTCTTGAACCTAGCCGCCCGCTGGAACATGAAGCGAAGCCGGTGACCATCGAAGTTATCGCCATGGACTGGAAATGGTTCTTCATCTATCCGGAGCAGGGTATCGCAACGGTGAATGAAATCGCCTTCCCGGCCAATACCCCAGTGGAATTCAAAATCACCTCTAACTCGGTGATGAACTCCTTCTTTATTCCGCGCCTGGGTAGCCAAATCTACGCAATGGCAGGCATGCAGACCAAACTGCACCTGATTGCAGATGAAGCCGGCACCTACGACGGTATTTCGTCAAACTACAGCGGTAAAGGTTTCTCCGGCATGAAGTTCAAGGCTATTGCCACGCCGGACATGGATACCTTCAACCAATGGGTTGCCAAAGCGAAACAGTCTCCTGAAGCCATGAACGATATGGCGACCTACGAGAAACTGGCCGCGCCAAGCGAATACAACAAAGTCGAATACTTCTCCAGTGTTAAACCTGATTTGTTTAAAGACGTTATTAACAAATTTATGGGGCACGGGAGCATGCACATGGCCAAGCCGGAAGGTGAACAGGCTTCCCATGACGATATGAAAGGCATGGAAGGTATGGAAGGCATGGACATGAGTCACGCGGAAACCTCTCACTAA